TCCGCCTCGGCGGAGGTGAGGTCGAGGGACTGCGCGCGCGCCTGCGGGGCGGAGAGTCCCATCTGGACGAGGCGGGTCTGGACCCGCTCGGGCGCGTCGGAGGGAGCGGAGCGGCGCGTGGGGATCACGTCGGCGCGGGCCGGGCCCGCGACCAGGACCGAAAGGGCGAAGGCGACCGCCGCGCGGGTGACGACGTGCATCCCATGCCTCCTTGCAAAATCCCGCCCGAGCTTCCGGACGGGGCTCAAGGTTATCGGTCCCGGCCCGCGGGTGTCAACAAAAACGCCGCCTTGACCCTCCCGGGCGGGGCCCCTATCATAAGACGCGGCTTCGTTTCCCATCCCTGCATGATCCCGAGAAAAGCGGTCGCGCTCCTGTCCGGCGGATTGGACAGCATGCTGGCCGTCCGGGTGATCCTGGACCAGGGGATCCCCGTGACCGGCGTGCGGTTCATCACGCACTTCGGCTGCGACCCCGTCTCGTCGGGCTCCTGCGGTCACGACGTCGAGCCCCTGGTGAAGCTCTGGGGCCACCTGGGGTTCACCGTCCGGATGTCGCACCTGGGGCAGGACTACATCGAGATGGTTCGCAATCCCCGCCACGGGCGCGGCAAGAACATGAACCCGTGCGTGGACTGCCGCCTCATGATGCTCTCGTGGGCGCGGGAGATCCTGGAGAAGGAAGGCGCCGGCTTTCTCGTCACCGGAGAAGTGCTCAACCAGCGGCCCATGTCCCAGACGCGGGAACGCTTCCGGCAGATCGACCGCGAGCTGGGCCTGGAGGGCCTGGTCGTGCGGCCGCTTTCGGCGAAGCTCCTCGAGCCCACGCGCCCCGAGCTCGAGGGCGTGGTGGACCGTTCGCGCCTCCTGGACATCTCCGGCCGCGGGCGGACGCGGCAGTACGAGCTGGCCGCACGCTACGGGATCACGGAGATCCCTCAACCCTCGGGAGGATGCCTCCTGACGGATCCGGGATATTCCGCGCGGCTGAGGGACCTCTGGGAGCACGATCCGCAGGCGGGCGCGCCGGACATCAACCTCCTGCGGGTCGGGCGGCACTTCCGTTCCGGGCCGGCCTGCAAGATCGTCGTGGGGCGCGACGAACGGGAAAACGCCGCGCTCGAGGCGCTCCGCACGTCCCGGGACGCCCTCGTCTACCTCAAGGACCATGTGGGTCCCAAGACGCTCGTCCGGGGCCGCTGGGGACCCGAGGAGATCCGGCTGGCGGCGGGCCTGACGATCCGCTACGGCGACGTCCCGGGAAAGGCGCCCGCGGAGGTGATCGTCGATCGCCGGGGGGGCGTGCCGTACGTGATCACGGCCGAATGCGCCCGCGAGGAAGAGTACGCGCCGCTCAGGATCGCGGCGTCGTAGGGCGAACGTCCTCGCGGCGCGCGTAGCCCGCCTCGCCGTCCTCGCGCAGGAAGCCACGCGCCGCCAGGCCCGCCAGGACCCGCTCCACCGCCGTCCCCGGAAGCCGCGCGTCGGCGGCGATTTCCTCGGCGGTGCGCGGCGCGGAACCGGTCCGCCGGAAGACGGCGCGCTCGAGGGGGGAGAGCGCCGGATCGGACGGACGCGGTCCGCCGAAGCCGCCCCGGGACTCGAGAGCGAAGGCGGGGATTTCCTCCAGCACGTCCTCCGGATGGGCGGCCAGTTTGGCTCCCTGCTGGATGAGCCGGTGGCATCCGCGGGACAGGGGGCTTTCGACCGATCCGGGGACGCAGAAGACGTCGCGCCCCTGTTCGAGCGCCCAGTCCGCCGTGATGAGCGCGCCCGAACGCTCCGCCGCCTCCACGACCAGGATTCCGAGCGAGAGCCCGCTGATCAGGCGGTTTCGGCGAGGGAAGTTTTCGGTGCGCGGCCCGGAGGTGAGGGGAAACTCCGACAGCGCCGCGCCGCGGGCGCAGATGTCCTCGAGGAGCCGGGCGTTTTCGGGCGGGTAGATCCGCAGGAGCCCGCTGCCGAGGACCGCCAGGGTGCGTCCGCCGCGGGCCTGGAGCGCGCCGCGGTGGGCCGCGGTATCCACGCCCCGGGCCAGGCCGCTGACGATCGTCAGCCCCTGGGCGGCGAGCTCCCGCGCGAAGCGGGCGGCCTGCCGGCGGCCGTAGTCCGTGCAGCGGCGGGAGCCCACGATGCCGACGGCGAGCGCGTCCTCCTCGCGCAGCTCGCCCCGGCGGTAGAGGACCAGCGGATGGTCGTAAAGGGCGCGCAGGGCGGGCGGAAATTCGGGGGACGTGCAGGGAAGGATCGCGATCTTGCGCCGCTCGGCCAGCTCCAGCTCGGGTCCCGGATCGGGAGCTTCCAGGAGGGCGCGGGCGGTGACCGGCCCCACGCCGGGGATGCGCTCGAGGTCCCGCCGGGAGAGGCGCCGCAGTTCCCCGAGCGGGGCGCGCTCGCGCAGCCGCCGGAGAAGGGCGCTGCCGACCATGCCGGAGAGGTTGAGCCAGACGAGCGCCTCGAGATCGGTCACCCCGGAAGACGTGCGCTCGGGGATGAGAAACTCG
This DNA window, taken from Planctomycetota bacterium, encodes the following:
- the dprA gene encoding DNA-processing protein DprA; its protein translation is MTDLEALVWLNLSGMVGSALLRRLRERAPLGELRRLSRRDLERIPGVGPVTARALLEAPDPGPELELAERRKIAILPCTSPEFPPALRALYDHPLVLYRRGELREEDALAVGIVGSRRCTDYGRRQAARFARELAAQGLTIVSGLARGVDTAAHRGALQARGGRTLAVLGSGLLRIYPPENARLLEDICARGAALSEFPLTSGPRTENFPRRNRLISGLSLGILVVEAAERSGALITADWALEQGRDVFCVPGSVESPLSRGCHRLIQQGAKLAAHPEDVLEEIPAFALESRGGFGGPRPSDPALSPLERAVFRRTGSAPRTAEEIAADARLPGTAVERVLAGLAARGFLREDGEAGYARREDVRPTTPRS